The following are from one region of the Cloacibacterium normanense genome:
- a CDS encoding porin, translated as MKKILLFSFVLFSLAIFAQNDSKKDTISNYSKILRNTSFSGLLQTRYLVSLTENVDVNGVNIADQQKLVSNSFNVRRARFLLKSKINDRFDLGMMLNFAEFNSSNLTGKVLEQAFVRYSHNKHLKIQLGQFRPYFGIEDEIPSEFIKSVDFSNGYYLLGKNGWQSFQTGIAVYGDVNNAKNPLKYYIGATNGNSRGSEIDNDQSKHVYARLEKDFKENLKIGVNGGIGSYINQSGNVIGADVEKTFAINPKWNLEIISEYKEGNNFSEFGVSKLSPKPELKDFRFRSFYINPIIRYNLNSPRLRSIEFSNRYEYLNPNYQLEGNVRTTFTPMLTLEFADQYFACLQIGAMIDDYKRNVPLTSEYDHTTMFVQVQARF; from the coding sequence AGTTTGGCGATTTTTGCACAAAATGATTCTAAAAAAGACACCATTTCTAACTATTCTAAAATCTTAAGAAACACCAGTTTTAGCGGTTTGTTGCAGACCAGATATTTGGTTTCTCTCACAGAAAATGTAGATGTAAACGGTGTAAATATAGCAGACCAACAGAAATTAGTATCCAATAGTTTTAACGTAAGAAGAGCAAGATTTTTATTAAAATCTAAAATTAATGACCGTTTTGACTTGGGAATGATGCTTAATTTTGCGGAGTTTAACAGCAGTAACCTTACCGGAAAAGTCCTAGAACAAGCTTTTGTAAGATATTCTCATAATAAGCATCTCAAAATTCAATTAGGGCAGTTCCGTCCGTATTTTGGGATAGAAGACGAAATTCCGAGTGAGTTTATCAAGTCTGTAGATTTCTCAAATGGTTATTATTTATTGGGGAAAAACGGTTGGCAAAGTTTCCAAACTGGAATTGCTGTTTATGGTGATGTCAATAATGCTAAAAATCCTTTGAAATATTACATAGGAGCTACCAATGGAAATTCTCGTGGTTCTGAAATTGATAATGACCAAAGCAAACACGTTTATGCCAGATTAGAAAAGGATTTTAAAGAAAATTTAAAAATTGGAGTGAATGGCGGAATTGGCAGTTACATCAATCAATCAGGAAATGTAATCGGGGCAGATGTAGAAAAAACCTTTGCCATCAATCCGAAATGGAATCTAGAAATCATCTCAGAATACAAAGAAGGAAACAATTTTTCAGAATTTGGAGTTTCTAAGCTTTCGCCAAAACCAGAGCTGAAAGATTTTAGATTCAGAAGTTTTTATATCAATCCTATTATTCGATATAATCTGAATTCCCCAAGACTAAGAAGCATAGAATTCTCTAACCGATATGAATATCTAAATCCTAACTATCAATTAGAAGGCAATGTAAGAACTACTTTTACGCCAATGCTTACATTAGAATTCGCTGACCAATATTTTGCTTGTTTGCAAATAGGAGCCATGATTGATGATTACAAGAGAAATGTTCCACTTACTTCAGAATATGATCATACTACTATGTTCGTACAAGTTCAGGCGAGATTTTAG
- a CDS encoding DEAD/DEAH box helicase: MKVSFADFDLPKQLNSALEKLGISEPTPIQLKSFSPIMSGKDVMGIAQTGTGKTLAYLLPVLKTWKYNKNGSPTVLILVPTRELVVQVAEVVEKLTEDMSTRVLGVYGGVNINTQKLLVYEGVDILVGTPGRVMDLMKDAVLNLKDLKKLIIDEFDEMLSLGFRRQLEDIFTMMSERRQNILFSATMTDDVDAMLDEYFKNPQEISLARSGTPLEKIAQSAIPVKNFNTKLNLLVHLLRTQDEFEKILIFANNKRHADLIFNKIDEEFPGEFGVIHSNKSQNFRLRTMKSFSDNELRGIITTDVMARGLDIPDVSHVFNFEIPEVQEQYIHRIGRTGRADKDGIAISFYTPKEEERFIELEMFMNKEVKRIEFPEEVKVSEVKIASEKEVVVMKNPVQYKKIEPGSAFHEKKDKNKKVNLGGPSKRKPPKTKPGNRAQAKAKSIAKRKKK, encoded by the coding sequence ATGAAAGTATCATTTGCAGATTTTGATTTGCCAAAACAACTCAACAGCGCTTTAGAAAAATTAGGAATTTCTGAGCCTACTCCTATTCAGCTGAAATCTTTTTCCCCAATTATGTCTGGAAAAGACGTAATGGGAATTGCACAAACCGGAACCGGTAAAACATTAGCTTATCTTCTTCCAGTTCTTAAAACTTGGAAATACAATAAAAACGGAAGTCCAACTGTACTTATCCTTGTTCCTACGCGTGAATTAGTGGTGCAAGTTGCCGAAGTTGTAGAAAAACTGACAGAAGATATGTCAACTAGAGTTTTAGGCGTTTATGGAGGCGTAAATATCAATACTCAGAAACTTTTGGTTTACGAAGGTGTAGATATTTTGGTGGGAACTCCGGGAAGAGTAATGGATTTGATGAAAGATGCTGTTTTGAACTTGAAAGATCTAAAAAAACTGATTATCGATGAGTTTGATGAAATGCTTTCATTGGGTTTCAGAAGACAGTTAGAAGATATTTTCACGATGATGAGTGAGCGCAGACAGAACATTCTTTTCTCTGCAACGATGACGGATGATGTAGATGCCATGCTAGACGAATATTTCAAAAATCCTCAGGAAATTTCTTTAGCAAGAAGCGGAACTCCACTCGAAAAAATAGCTCAATCTGCTATTCCGGTGAAGAATTTTAATACCAAATTAAATCTATTAGTTCACTTGTTAAGAACGCAGGATGAATTTGAGAAAATTCTAATTTTTGCCAATAATAAGAGACACGCCGATTTAATTTTTAATAAAATAGACGAAGAATTTCCGGGAGAATTTGGGGTGATTCACTCGAATAAATCTCAAAATTTCAGATTGAGAACCATGAAATCTTTCTCAGACAATGAATTGAGAGGAATTATTACTACTGATGTTATGGCGAGAGGTCTTGATATTCCAGATGTTTCACACGTTTTTAACTTTGAAATTCCAGAAGTTCAGGAGCAATATATTCACAGAATTGGTAGAACGGGTAGAGCAGATAAAGACGGAATTGCGATTTCTTTTTACACGCCAAAAGAAGAAGAACGTTTCATAGAACTGGAAATGTTTATGAACAAGGAAGTGAAAAGAATAGAATTTCCAGAAGAAGTGAAGGTTTCTGAGGTGAAAATTGCTTCGGAAAAAGAAGTTGTAGTGATGAAAAATCCTGTTCAGTATAAGAAAATTGAACCGGGATCTGCTTTCCACGAGAAAAAAGATAAAAATAAAAAAGTGAATCTTGGTGGACCAAGCAAAAGAAAACCACCCAAAACCAAACCAGGAAACAGAGCTCAAGCAAAGGCAAAATCTATTGCAAAGAGAAAAAAGAAATAA
- a CDS encoding GDSL-type esterase/lipase family protein, which yields MKNFLKISFLFFVFIFGSLAAQKADFYDDIQHFKKLDSEKTPPKDAILFLGSSSFTMWKDAADYFPDKTIINRAFGGSRLLNLNYYAEDLLNPYQPKQVIIYCGENDIAHAEKPSAKEVFKRFKQFYKTVRAHYPNANIAYVSIKYSPSREQFWPTMKQVNKKIQNFMNAKKNAEFIDVTESMNDENGSIRKDLYLEDMLHMKPEGYKIWTKVMYPYLK from the coding sequence ATGAAGAATTTTCTTAAAATTTCATTCCTCTTTTTTGTATTCATTTTCGGTTCTCTAGCTGCTCAAAAAGCAGATTTTTATGACGACATTCAACATTTTAAAAAATTAGATTCAGAAAAAACACCACCAAAAGATGCTATACTTTTCTTAGGAAGTTCATCTTTTACCATGTGGAAAGACGCAGCAGATTATTTTCCTGATAAAACCATTATCAATAGAGCTTTTGGAGGTTCTAGATTGCTTAATCTAAATTACTATGCCGAAGATTTACTCAATCCTTATCAACCAAAACAAGTGATCATCTATTGCGGCGAAAATGACATTGCACATGCCGAAAAACCTTCTGCAAAAGAAGTATTTAAAAGATTTAAACAATTTTATAAAACGGTAAGAGCTCATTATCCAAATGCCAACATCGCTTACGTTTCCATCAAATATTCACCAAGTAGAGAACAATTTTGGCCGACTATGAAGCAAGTGAATAAAAAAATTCAAAACTTCATGAATGCTAAGAAAAATGCAGAATTTATAGACGTCACAGAAAGCATGAATGATGAAAATGGCAGCATTAGAAAAGATTTATACTTAGAAGACATGCTACACATGAAACCTGAAGGCTATAAAATCTGGACCAAAGTGATGTATCCTTATTTAAAATAA
- a CDS encoding aminotransferase class V-fold PLP-dependent enzyme encodes MNALAENKTVLAHNDFFEILRNVEYKRLDTHKQVYLDFTGGNLYAKSQILEHQDLLINNILGNPHSTNPTSQLSTKLVEEARQKVIDYFNAEDYYCIFTQNASNALKIVGESYPFNEKSHFLLLADNHNSVNGIRQFCLSKGGKVTYAPIYYQDLRMDENFVMEKLQESENFENKLFAFPAQSNVSGVKHDLSWIKKAQDLGWDVLLDAAAFVPTNQLDLKEVKPDFVCVSFYKIFGYPTGIGCLLVNKEKFKKLQKPWFAGGTVSLVSVNAIHHFLINNHERFEDGTLNYLDIPAVKIGLDYIENIGIQRINERVASLRKYLFENLESLLHDNGRKLIQIFGPKDHQNLGGTIILGFYNEEGIRYEFEQIEEMANQHNISLRSGCFCNPGIDEVNNCLTDNELATYYSSHEQGDYKDMIKFLGKMRGATRISVGIATTKNDIDKLMNFIRELLNK; translated from the coding sequence ATGAATGCATTAGCAGAGAATAAGACCGTTTTAGCACACAATGATTTCTTCGAAATTCTGAGAAATGTAGAATACAAACGTTTAGATACACACAAGCAAGTTTATCTAGATTTTACGGGAGGAAATCTCTATGCTAAATCACAGATTTTGGAACATCAAGATTTGCTGATTAATAATATTCTCGGCAATCCGCATTCTACCAATCCTACTTCTCAATTGTCTACAAAATTGGTAGAAGAAGCAAGACAAAAGGTAATTGACTACTTCAATGCGGAAGATTATTACTGCATTTTTACCCAAAACGCTTCTAATGCATTGAAAATTGTAGGAGAATCTTATCCTTTCAACGAAAAATCACATTTTTTACTTCTTGCAGACAACCATAATTCTGTAAATGGAATTCGTCAATTTTGTCTATCAAAAGGTGGAAAAGTAACGTACGCTCCTATCTATTATCAGGATTTAAGAATGGACGAAAATTTCGTGATGGAAAAACTTCAAGAATCTGAAAATTTTGAAAATAAACTCTTCGCTTTTCCTGCACAGTCAAACGTTTCTGGCGTGAAACACGATTTGTCTTGGATTAAAAAAGCACAGGATTTAGGTTGGGATGTTTTACTAGATGCAGCAGCATTTGTACCAACGAATCAATTAGACTTAAAGGAAGTAAAACCAGATTTTGTTTGTGTTTCTTTTTATAAAATTTTTGGTTATCCTACAGGAATTGGTTGCCTTTTGGTAAATAAAGAAAAGTTTAAAAAACTACAAAAACCATGGTTTGCAGGTGGAACCGTAAGTTTGGTTTCGGTAAATGCCATTCATCATTTTTTGATTAATAACCACGAGAGATTCGAAGATGGAACGCTCAATTATTTAGACATTCCTGCGGTAAAAATTGGTTTAGATTATATCGAAAATATAGGAATTCAGCGCATTAATGAAAGAGTTGCTTCGCTCAGAAAATATCTATTCGAAAATTTAGAAAGTTTACTACACGATAATGGTAGAAAATTAATTCAGATTTTCGGACCAAAAGACCATCAGAATCTTGGAGGAACCATTATTTTAGGGTTTTATAACGAAGAAGGCATTCGTTATGAATTCGAGCAAATAGAAGAAATGGCAAATCAACATAACATTTCGTTGCGTTCAGGTTGTTTCTGCAATCCCGGTATTGACGAAGTTAATAATTGCCTAACAGACAATGAATTAGCAACCTACTACTCTTCTCACGAACAAGGTGATTATAAAGACATGATTAAATTTTTAGGAAAAATGCGTGGCGCAACAAGAATTTCTGTAGGAATTGCTACAACTAAAAATGATATTGATAAACTGATGAATTTCATAAGAGAATTGCTCAATAAGTAA
- a CDS encoding iron-containing alcohol dehydrogenase gives MLNFEFKNPTKIIFGKGEISKISREIPKTEKILVLYGGGSIKTNGVYDQVKAALEGYNWEEFGGIPANPEYEVLLEALKIIKEKNITYMLAVGGGSVIDGVKFLSAAANYEGEPWDILKNGIRTEEGKGLPFASVLTLPATGSEMNSGAVISRREIGQKLGMGGPGLFPQFSILDPEVIRSIPKKQIANGITDAYTHVLEQYMTVKTSATLQDRFAESILQTLQEIAPKMMEEEFDYDSAANFMWSCTMALNGLIQKGVISDWAIHGIGHELTAQFGIDHARTLAIIAPSHYRYNFEAKKEKLAQYAERVWNVTEGTTEEKALKGIEKMEAFFQSLGIKTKLSEYTEDYQGTAEKIQEAFIARNWLAIGEKGIVKPEDAKKIVEMAY, from the coding sequence ATGTTAAATTTTGAATTTAAAAATCCTACAAAAATTATTTTCGGTAAAGGCGAAATTTCTAAAATTTCTAGAGAAATCCCGAAAACAGAAAAAATATTAGTACTTTACGGAGGCGGAAGCATTAAAACCAATGGCGTTTACGACCAAGTAAAAGCAGCATTAGAAGGCTACAACTGGGAAGAATTTGGTGGAATTCCTGCAAACCCAGAATACGAAGTTTTATTAGAAGCTTTAAAAATTATCAAAGAAAAAAACATCACTTACATGTTAGCAGTAGGTGGTGGTTCTGTAATTGATGGAGTTAAATTCCTTTCTGCAGCAGCCAATTATGAAGGAGAACCTTGGGATATTTTAAAAAATGGAATTAGAACTGAAGAGGGAAAAGGTTTGCCATTTGCTTCTGTACTTACGCTTCCTGCAACAGGCTCTGAAATGAATTCTGGTGCAGTAATTTCTAGAAGAGAAATCGGTCAGAAATTAGGAATGGGAGGTCCTGGCTTATTCCCTCAATTTTCTATTTTAGATCCAGAAGTGATTCGTTCAATTCCTAAAAAACAAATTGCAAACGGAATTACAGATGCTTACACTCACGTTTTAGAGCAATATATGACTGTAAAAACCTCTGCTACACTTCAAGACCGTTTTGCAGAAAGCATTTTACAAACTTTACAAGAAATTGCTCCAAAAATGATGGAAGAAGAATTCGATTATGATTCAGCTGCTAATTTTATGTGGAGTTGTACCATGGCTTTAAATGGATTGATTCAAAAAGGAGTCATTTCTGACTGGGCAATTCACGGAATTGGTCACGAATTAACTGCTCAATTTGGTATAGACCATGCTAGAACTTTAGCCATTATTGCACCTTCTCATTACCGTTATAATTTTGAGGCTAAAAAAGAAAAATTAGCACAATATGCAGAACGTGTTTGGAATGTAACAGAAGGCACTACTGAAGAAAAAGCGCTGAAAGGAATAGAAAAAATGGAAGCTTTCTTCCAAAGTTTAGGGATAAAAACCAAATTATCTGAATACACTGAAGACTACCAAGGAACAGCAGAAAAAATTCAAGAAGCTTTTATTGCGAGAAATTGGTTAGCGATTGGCGAAAAAGGCATTGTAAAACCTGAAGATGCTAAAAAAATCGTAGAAATGGCGTACTAA
- a CDS encoding phosphoenolpyruvate carboxylase — MINEARLEKFRQVVENKFQIYNSLFMSLPYDKMTNIGMLLPFLYEESRNGYEEGKSPEEIVEEFFKKHTEVTTEEQKQELLFKIIQYIERQVVLFDSIEDAAFQQLHSESDAGTVMQLHERALQEHKLGKVREKLEDFAVKVVFTAHPTQFYPNAVQRILHDLRSAILKDDINEIDLLLQQLGKTPFVNKERPTPLDEALSIIFYLRYVYYDTIGELYKKLKQSFGSEDFEIHQDVFQLGFWPGGDRDGNPFVTADVTLKVANELRNSILKNYYNHLKDLRRRLSFRGVSEVLEKLSNELYNNIFKNENSISSETILKYLSEAEHILKTQHNGLFTNILVDYRDRVKIFGTHFATLDIRQDSRIHQKVIDELVTKYSKQKVAELTNSEKVNILISEHILALPDDFEDEIIRETLKSVINVKEIQVKNGERGMHRYIISNSDTVEDVMNVFALFKVCGYEDKDINIDIVPLFETMEGLANAEKVMQDLYNDEVYQKHLVKRKNVQTIMLGFSDGTKDGGYLKANWEIYATKERLSKVSEENDVKVIFFDGRGGPPARGGGKTHQFYASQGKTIANNKIELTIQGQTITSVFGNKDQAKYNFEQLLTAGIENEVFKNHKKDLTEKERTLIEELAELSYEKYVDLKENPLFVPYLQEISTLQYYGKTNIGSRPSKRGAGNELKFEDLRAIPFVGSWSQLKQNVPGFFGFGTAIKKLKDEGRIDEVKDLFRNSDFFKTLVLNSMMAMNKSYFPLTYYMKNHPKFGAFWQVLFSEYELSKEMMFEITGFHSLMEEEPVGRKSVKIREKIVLPLLSIQQYALMKLQKNEGDRVTLEKLVTRSLFGNINASRNSA; from the coding sequence ATGATTAATGAAGCCCGCTTAGAAAAATTTCGTCAGGTTGTAGAGAATAAATTTCAGATTTATAACAGCTTGTTTATGAGCCTTCCGTATGATAAAATGACCAACATCGGAATGCTTTTGCCGTTTCTTTATGAAGAAAGTAGAAATGGTTACGAAGAAGGAAAATCTCCAGAAGAAATTGTAGAAGAATTCTTCAAAAAACATACAGAAGTTACTACAGAAGAACAGAAGCAGGAACTGCTTTTTAAGATTATTCAATATATCGAAAGGCAAGTGGTACTTTTTGACAGTATAGAAGATGCAGCTTTTCAACAGTTGCATTCAGAAAGTGATGCTGGAACGGTAATGCAGTTGCATGAAAGAGCTTTGCAAGAACATAAATTAGGAAAAGTTCGCGAAAAGTTAGAAGATTTTGCCGTAAAAGTGGTTTTTACAGCGCATCCTACACAGTTTTATCCGAATGCTGTACAAAGAATTTTGCATGATTTGCGTTCTGCTATTTTAAAAGATGATATCAATGAAATAGACCTTTTGCTTCAGCAGTTAGGGAAAACTCCTTTTGTAAATAAAGAGCGACCAACTCCGCTAGATGAAGCATTAAGCATTATTTTCTACTTGAGATATGTGTATTATGATACAATTGGTGAATTGTATAAAAAACTGAAACAATCTTTCGGAAGTGAAGATTTTGAAATTCATCAAGACGTTTTTCAATTAGGTTTTTGGCCAGGAGGAGACAGAGATGGGAATCCTTTTGTGACGGCAGATGTTACGCTGAAGGTTGCCAATGAACTCAGAAATTCTATTCTCAAAAATTATTACAATCATTTAAAAGATTTAAGAAGAAGATTAAGTTTTAGAGGCGTTTCAGAAGTTTTAGAAAAATTGAGCAATGAATTGTACAATAACATTTTCAAAAACGAAAACTCTATTTCTAGCGAAACGATTTTAAAATATTTATCAGAAGCAGAACATATTCTGAAAACGCAACATAATGGACTTTTTACCAATATTTTGGTAGATTACAGAGACCGAGTTAAGATTTTTGGGACACACTTTGCAACTTTGGATATTCGTCAAGACAGTAGAATTCATCAAAAAGTGATAGATGAATTGGTTACGAAATATTCTAAACAAAAAGTTGCAGAACTTACCAATTCTGAAAAAGTAAATATCTTGATTTCTGAACATATTCTGGCTCTTCCTGATGATTTCGAAGATGAAATCATCCGAGAAACGCTGAAAAGTGTCATCAATGTTAAAGAAATTCAGGTAAAAAATGGCGAAAGAGGAATGCACCGTTACATTATTTCTAATTCTGATACCGTAGAAGATGTGATGAATGTTTTCGCTTTATTTAAAGTTTGTGGTTATGAAGATAAAGATATCAACATAGATATTGTTCCGCTTTTTGAAACCATGGAAGGTCTTGCGAATGCAGAAAAAGTGATGCAGGATTTATACAATGATGAAGTTTATCAAAAACATTTGGTGAAGAGAAAAAACGTGCAAACAATTATGCTCGGTTTTTCTGATGGAACCAAAGATGGTGGTTATTTAAAAGCCAATTGGGAAATTTATGCCACAAAAGAGAGACTTTCTAAAGTTTCTGAAGAGAATGATGTAAAAGTGATTTTCTTTGACGGTAGAGGAGGGCCTCCAGCTCGTGGTGGTGGTAAAACGCACCAGTTCTACGCAAGTCAAGGAAAAACAATTGCCAATAACAAAATAGAATTAACAATTCAAGGTCAAACCATTACTTCGGTTTTTGGAAACAAAGATCAAGCGAAATATAATTTTGAGCAACTTTTGACTGCTGGAATCGAGAATGAAGTTTTTAAAAATCACAAAAAAGATTTAACCGAGAAAGAAAGAACTTTAATTGAAGAATTGGCAGAATTGAGTTACGAAAAATATGTTGATTTAAAGGAAAATCCACTTTTTGTGCCTTACTTGCAAGAAATAAGTACGCTTCAATATTATGGGAAAACCAACATAGGAAGCAGACCTAGTAAACGTGGTGCAGGAAATGAATTGAAGTTTGAAGATTTAAGAGCCATCCCGTTTGTGGGAAGTTGGAGCCAATTAAAGCAAAATGTACCAGGATTTTTTGGTTTTGGAACTGCAATTAAAAAATTAAAAGACGAAGGCAGAATAGACGAAGTAAAAGATTTATTCAGAAATTCTGATTTCTTTAAAACTTTGGTGCTTAATTCTATGATGGCGATGAATAAATCTTATTTTCCTCTAACCTATTATATGAAAAATCATCCTAAATTTGGGGCGTTTTGGCAAGTTTTGTTCAGTGAGTATGAATTGTCTAAAGAAATGATGTTCGAAATTACAGGTTTCCATAGTTTGATGGAAGAAGAACCAGTAGGAAGAAAATCCGTGAAAATTAGAGAAAAAATAGTGCTTCCGTTGTTAAGTATTCAGCAGTATGCACTCATGAAATTACAGAAAAACGAAGGAGATAGAGTAACGCTCGAAAAATTAGTTACTCGTTCCCTCTTCGGTAACATTAATGCGAGTAGAAATTCGGCATAG
- a CDS encoding S8/S53 family peptidase, which produces MRKIIQLYFLLFFSFAFSQTELVFVYFKDKPNASYFLTNPLSELTQKAIDRRTNLGIAITAQDAPIESSYIQNIQNLGFTVNDQSKWLNGVAVNATSTQIAQLQAEPYVLKVESFVKNNSAGKISKKEKFPKNLSSKISFNYGNSLAQIEQVNLRTLHVQGFTGTGVSIAVIDTGFPTVNTGSAFARMRSNNQIKHVYNFISKNTDVYNTSLNNHGTNCLGIIGGYLDGTFVGAAPDADFYLYATEVGDEEIPEEELYWIQAAEEADRKGVDLISTSLGYADFFDDSRYDYSYSQMNGTTSFIARGAQIASEKGIIVVVAAGNEGNLTWKYIVTPADNEKVFTIGGVDSTGNPSVFTSFGPNSVGKVKPDASARATSTYFAYNNGAYPGNGTSYATPLSAGGIACLLQAIPNSTNRELLKNSLRQTASLYPNYTDQLGYGILNFGQVLSSFLKTNEFYSQNKAIVYPNPAKQEINISSTQKIEKIYVYNSLGQFLFESKTNQINIEKLEKGLYFLKIKTSSSETVEKFIKE; this is translated from the coding sequence ATGAGAAAAATCATTCAATTATACTTTCTACTCTTTTTTAGTTTTGCTTTTTCACAAACTGAATTGGTTTTTGTTTACTTCAAAGACAAACCAAATGCATCTTATTTTTTAACCAATCCTCTTTCAGAATTAACGCAGAAAGCCATTGACAGAAGAACCAACCTTGGAATAGCTATTACTGCTCAAGACGCTCCAATAGAAAGCTCTTACATTCAGAATATACAAAATTTGGGATTTACAGTTAATGATCAATCTAAATGGCTCAATGGTGTTGCCGTGAATGCTACTTCAACTCAAATTGCACAATTACAAGCCGAACCCTATGTATTAAAAGTAGAAAGTTTTGTAAAAAACAACTCTGCTGGAAAAATTTCTAAAAAAGAGAAATTCCCTAAAAATTTATCTTCTAAAATAAGTTTCAATTACGGAAATTCTTTAGCTCAAATAGAACAAGTAAACTTGAGAACACTTCATGTACAAGGTTTTACAGGCACTGGAGTTTCCATTGCAGTCATAGACACGGGATTTCCAACAGTAAATACGGGTTCTGCATTTGCTAGAATGAGAAGCAATAATCAAATTAAACACGTTTATAATTTCATCTCAAAAAATACAGATGTTTACAACACTTCTCTCAATAATCACGGAACCAATTGCTTAGGAATAATTGGAGGTTATCTTGATGGGACTTTTGTGGGAGCAGCTCCAGATGCAGACTTTTATTTATATGCAACGGAAGTGGGCGATGAAGAAATTCCTGAAGAAGAATTATATTGGATTCAAGCAGCAGAAGAAGCTGACAGAAAGGGAGTTGATCTTATTTCTACCTCTTTAGGTTATGCAGATTTTTTTGATGACAGCCGTTATGATTATTCTTATTCTCAAATGAATGGAACCACTTCATTTATTGCAAGAGGTGCACAAATTGCTTCAGAAAAAGGAATAATAGTAGTAGTAGCTGCAGGAAATGAAGGGAACTTAACATGGAAATACATTGTAACACCTGCAGATAACGAAAAAGTTTTTACTATTGGAGGTGTAGATAGTACAGGAAATCCTTCAGTTTTTACTTCTTTTGGACCTAATTCTGTAGGAAAAGTTAAACCAGATGCTTCTGCTAGAGCAACTTCTACCTACTTTGCATATAATAATGGTGCATATCCTGGAAATGGAACTTCTTATGCTACCCCACTTTCTGCTGGTGGTATTGCTTGTTTATTACAAGCTATTCCAAACTCTACTAACAGAGAATTATTGAAAAATAGTTTGAGACAAACTGCATCTCTATACCCTAATTATACTGACCAACTAGGTTATGGAATTTTAAATTTTGGGCAAGTTCTTTCATCTTTCCTAAAAACAAATGAGTTTTATTCACAAAATAAGGCAATTGTATATCCTAATCCTGCAAAACAAGAAATCAATATTTCTTCTACTCAAAAAATTGAAAAAATATATGTTTATAATAGTTTAGGCCAATTTTTATTCGAATCAAAAACCAATCAAATTAATATTGAGAAATTAGAAAAAGGACTGTATTTTTTAAAAATCAAAACCTCTTCTTCTGAAACTGTAGAAAAATTCATCAAAGAATAA
- a CDS encoding DegT/DnrJ/EryC1/StrS family aminotransferase codes for MKKIQMVDLQSQYQKIKNEVDEKVLNVMQSAMFINGPEVQNFQKELENYLDIEHVIPCANGTDALQIALMALHLEPGDEVITADFTFAATVEVVHLLKLKSVLVDVDYDTFNIDIDKLKAAITPKTKAIIPVHLFGQCANMEAVLEVAKEHNLYVIEDNCQGIGADYKFADGTTKKSGTMGTLGVTSFFPSKNLGCYGDGGAIFTNDDDLAYKIRGIVNHGMYKRYYHDEVGVNSRLDSVQAAVLRVKLPLLDSYNAARRSAADYYDKAFANHPNILTPKRAENSTHVFHQYTLRILNGKRNELQAFLAEKEIPAMIYYPVALRKQKAYYQESNDADFVNTDKLLDQVISLPMHTELEEEQLKFITESVLEFMK; via the coding sequence ATGAAAAAAATCCAAATGGTTGACTTGCAAAGTCAGTATCAAAAAATAAAAAATGAAGTTGATGAAAAGGTGCTTAATGTAATGCAAAGTGCTATGTTTATCAATGGTCCAGAAGTTCAGAATTTTCAAAAAGAATTAGAAAATTATTTAGATATAGAACACGTAATTCCTTGTGCAAACGGAACAGATGCTTTGCAAATTGCGTTAATGGCGTTGCATTTAGAACCTGGTGATGAGGTAATTACCGCCGATTTCACTTTTGCAGCTACAGTAGAAGTAGTCCATCTTTTGAAATTAAAATCAGTTTTAGTAGATGTGGATTATGATACATTTAATATTGATATTGACAAGCTAAAAGCTGCCATTACTCCAAAAACTAAGGCGATAATTCCTGTTCATTTGTTCGGGCAATGTGCCAATATGGAAGCGGTTTTAGAAGTGGCAAAAGAACATAATTTGTACGTTATTGAAGACAATTGTCAAGGAATTGGTGCAGATTACAAATTTGCAGACGGAACTACCAAAAAATCTGGTACAATGGGAACTTTAGGAGTTACTTCTTTCTTTCCGTCTAAAAATCTAGGTTGCTATGGTGATGGTGGTGCTATTTTTACCAATGATGATGATTTGGCTTATAAAATCAGAGGAATTGTAAACCACGGAATGTACAAAAGATATTATCACGACGAAGTAGGTGTAAATTCTAGATTAGACAGCGTTCAAGCTGCGGTTCTAAGAGTGAAACTTCCGCTTTTGGATTCTTATAATGCTGCAAGAAGAAGTGCTGCAGATTATTATGACAAAGCTTTTGCAAATCATCCAAACATTTTAACACCGAAAAGAGCAGAAAACTCTACTCACGTTTTCCATCAATATACACTCAGAATTTTGAACGGAAAAAGAAACGAATTACAAGCATTCTTAGCCGAAAAAGAAATTCCAGCGATGATTTATTATCCAGTGGCTTTGAGAAAACAAAAAGCATATTACCAAGAGTCTAATGATGCGGATTTTGTAAATACTGATAAATTATTAGACCAAGTGATTTCTTTACCAATGCATACAGAATTAGAAGAGGAGCAATTGAAATTCATTACAGAATCTGTATTGGAGTTTATGAAATAA